From Hydractinia symbiolongicarpus strain clone_291-10 chromosome 12, HSymV2.1, whole genome shotgun sequence, one genomic window encodes:
- the LOC130621828 gene encoding glycine betaine transporter 1-like gives MVKKEQDPEEVNPEVERRLAAIRARDLEKLTEEQMNRCLHVKGVINLGPLPISFYFNPLTTIVSAVIIWGFVIWCIRDDDALKHLTEVKTWVTEKWTWLYVGTQDVWALFIIALYFSKYSNMKLGKEDEKPEFSDGTYFTMLFSCGIAIGLFYYGVAEPIFHYQPGGLRNRYWKRYNDNQRAQDAINLTFFHWGIHGWIVYVIIGLLLSFLAYRRGLPMTMRTCFYPILGDKIFGLLGDLIDILCIICTMFGVCTSLGLGVMQLINGIHRIDPSIPENTDSYIVAIWCITGLATLSVISGIKLGIRRLSETCFGIGCLIMFIILYADNTWHILNLFVQSTGYYMQWIIQLGFHTDAFAQLGNAPDGKENPDWIDGWTIFYWGWWISWSPFVGMFIAKISRGRTIKDFIIYTLTLPCFYSFFWMSIFGGVGIQMENTADNLNITCDMYKAALPNNSVYKNQQERIFAMYGTTKLSCRGDTEMWFDVMNSYGDIGDFLSVFSLIAIIMYFVTSSDSGSLVIDCLSANGNPDPPIFQRIFWAFTEGATATALLVAGGTDSLKALQTVSVACGLPFTFCLNWTCVAMWRAVREEAGEIDETDGRWSVSLWDLNNVERLSKTLISIFCPWLLIAKTRMILDNVSDITHQVIYSLTYAIPFYLWIFLMLLEMQYKGSAYVGWASLMFFFAFAGGVRGEVRDRYELEGDMVEDAFSFVLVYPLACMQIHEQVTYGQRPEDARVNAIEMGQVANGDHVPSYDNPAVVGVSHTEKPPLN, from the exons ATGGTGAAGAAAGAACAGGATCCAGAAGAAGTGAATCCTGAGGTTGAAAGAAGATTGGCAGCAATAAGAGCAAGAGATTTGGAAAAACTAACAGAGGAACAAATGAACAG ATGTCTTCACGTAAAAGGAGTCATAAACTTAGGACCTCTCCCAATCAGTTTTTACTTCAACCCGTTAACCACTATCGTGTCTGCTGTAATCATTTGGGGATTCGTTATATGGTGTATACGTGATGATGACGCTTTGAAACACTTGACTGAAGTTAAAACCTGGGTGACAGAAAAATGGACATGGCTTTACGTTGGAACACAAGACGTGTGGGCTCTTTTTATTATTgccttatatttttcaaaatattcaaaTATGAAATTGG GCAAAGAAGATGAGAAGCCAGAATTTAGCGATGGCACCTATTTTACCATGCTGTTCTCGTGTGGTattgccattggtttattctATTATGGTGTTGCTGAGCCCATCTTCCATTACCAGCCTGGAGGCTTGAGAAACAGATACTGGAAGAG GTACAACGATAACCAGCGAGCTCAGGACGCCATTAATTTAACCTTCTTCCATTGGGGTATTCACGGTTGGATTGTCTATGTAATCATTGGCTTGTTGCTCAGTTTCTTGGCTTACCGGCGAGGTTTACCAATGACTATGAGAACATGTTTTTATCCTATCCTGGGTGACAAAATTTTTGGCCTTCTTGGTGATCTGATCGATATTTTATGTATCATATGCACTATGTTTGGGGTGTGCACAAGCTTGGGATTAGGTGTTATGCAGCTGATTAATGGTATACATCGTATCGACCCAAGCATTCCAGAAAATACAGATAGCTATATTGTCGCTATATGGTGCATCACGGGTCTTGCTACCCTTTCCGTCATAAGTGGCATTAAATTGGGCATTCGACGCTTATCTGAAACATGCTTTGGAATTG gtTGCTTGATTATGTTCATTATTTTATATGCTGACAATACTTGGCACATTCTTAATTTATTTGTGCAATCCACTGGTTATTACATGCAGTGGATTATACAGCTTGGGTTCCATACAGATGCATTTGCCCAACTTGGAAATGCTCCAGATGGTAAAGAAAATCCGGATTGGATTGACGGATGGACAATCTTTTACT GGGGATGGTGGATCAGTTGGTCACCCTTTGTAGGCATGTTTATTGCGAAAATTAGCCGTGGAAGAACTATCAAAGATTTTATCATTTACACTTTGACGTTGCCGTGTTTCTATTCGTTCTTTTGGATGTCCATATTTGGAGGTGTTGGAATACAAATGGAGAACACCGCTGACAATTTAAATATCACGTGTGACATGTACAAAGCAGCGCTACCAAACAACTCAGT GTATAAAAATCAACAAGAACGAATATTTGCGATGTATGGCACCACGAAACTTTCATGTCGCGGAGATACTGAAATGTGGTTTGATGTGATGAACTCCTACGGTGACATCGGTGATTTTCTCTCTGTTTTCTCTTTGATTGCCATCATTATGTACTTTGTAACCAGTTCTGACAGTGGATCATTGGTTATCGATTGTTTATCAGCTAACGGCAACCCTGACCCACCTATCTTTCAGAGGATTTTTTGGGCTTTCACAGAAGGAGCAACTGCCACAGCATTGTTAGTAGCCGGGGGAACGGACTCGCTGAAAGCATTACAGACTGTTTCTGTGGCGTGCGGTTTGCCATTTACGTTTTGTTTGAACTGGACTTGCGTAGCAATGTGGCGTGCGGTCCGTGAAGAAGCTGGAGAAATTGATGAGACTGACGGAAGATGGAGTGTCAGCTTGTGGGATCTTAATAACGTCGAACGATTAAGCAAAACTCTTATCTCCATATTCTGTCCATGGCTGTTAATCGCAAAAACAAGAATGATCCTCGACAATGTCTCCGATATAACCCATCAGGTTATATACAGCTTGACATACGCGATTCCCTTCTACTTATGGATCTTTTTAATGCTGTTAGAGATGCAGTATAAAGGTAGCGCTTATGTTGGATGGGCATCGCTCATGTTTTTCTTTGCATTTGCTGGTGGGGTCCGAGGGGAAGTACGTGACCGATATGAACTGGAAGGTGATATGGTTGAAGATGCTTTTTCCTTCGTCTTAGTCTATCCATTAGCATGCATGCAAATCCACGAGCAAGTAACATATGGACAAAGACCAGAAGACGCCAGGGTTAACGCAATTGAAATGGGTCAAGTAGCAAATGGTGATCACGTACCCAGCTATGATAATCCAGCAGTTGTGGGTGTCTCTCATACAGAAAAACCACCTCTTAACTAA
- the LOC130621386 gene encoding uncharacterized protein LOC130621386, translated as MFYIAVLVTTKTENQFDDLSTYEDDKESVTDTSRENSMLMQSQTSQDSLETLDDKNIPSDLLEDENASPEGNVKEDMNGYKEKLGEETMGQKEKEKSLASINSRANNKNIYSEVDQSRKNRRKPFNRKFGHKTRKLRQGSINPVGVTAPNIYCSIYLKQTHQLLVEGQEKIKNLSTFIYRKPLPQKYDKFLFSLHANISAIFYFVHLGVANPSIIKASAFASSSHQYSIRGPVFQASNARLNHREKLNVTAGAWCANIYVSGIHWISVDLGQIYTVNKIAVQSRDSAIAFIRNFKLKYSINQYDFQYYKLHGNVKIFSGNRRVNQVVYRKFEHAIQARVIRLEVVKYYGRPCLRFELYGCINTSLTTTPTESGPTTVTGGVKRSTQTTKGILVCYVRLFVCLSARNVY; from the exons ATGTTCTACATTGCCGTTTTAGTCACGACCAAAACAGAAAATCAATTCGACGATCTATCTACTTATGAAGATGATAAAGAGAGTGTAACTGATACATCAAGAGAAAATTCCATGCTGATGCAGTCACAAACGTCGCAAGATTCTTTAGAAACACTAGATGACAAAAATATTCCAAGTGACTTATTAGAAGATGAAAATGCTTCTCCAGAAGGAAACGTCAAAGAAGACATGAATGGCTACAAAGAAAAATTAGGGGAAGAGACAATGGgacaaaaggaaaaagaaaaatcacTAGCTTCCATCAATTCTCGagctaataataaaaatatctacAGTGAAGTTGATCAATCTAGAAAAAATAGGCGTAAACCTTTTAACAGAAAATTTGGTCACAAAACAAGAAAACTGCGACAAGGATCTATAAACCCAGTTGGTGTTACAGCTCCC aaTATATATTGCAGTATATATTTAAAGCAAACACATCAGCTTCTGGTTGAAGGGCAggagaaaataaagaatttatcgACCTTTATTTATAGAAAGCCTTTACCACAAAAATAtgacaaatttttgttttcattgcaTGCAAACATTTCAGCCATTTTCTATTTTGTCCATTTAGGTGTGGCCAATCCTAGCATCATCAAAGCTTCAGCGTTTGCATCTAGTTCACATCAGTACTCCATACGGGGACCTGTGTTCCAGGCATCTAATGCGAGACTGAATCACAGAGAAAAACTGAACGTGACTGCAGGAGCGTGGTGCGCGAATATATATGTTTCCGGAATACATTGGATAAGTGTCGACCTCGGACAAATCTACActgtaaataaaattgctgtTCAAA GTCGAGACAGTGCAATTGCGTTCATCCGAAATTTTAAACTCAAGTATAGCATCAACCAGTACGATTTTCAATATTATAAATTGCACGGAAATGTTaag ATTTTCTCTGGTAACAGAAGAGTCAACCAGGTTGTTTACCGAAAATTCGAACACGCCATCCAAGCACGTGTCATACGACTTGAAGTTGTCAAATATTACGGCAGACCTTGTTTACGATTCGAGTTATACGGTTGTATTAACACTAGTTTGACCACCACCCCTACGGAGAGCGGCCCTACAACAGTGACAGGTGGTGTTAAACGTTCTACACAAACGACTAAAGGTATTCTTGTTTGTTATGttcgtctgtttgtttgtttgtcggcTAGAAACGTCTACTGA
- the LOC130621382 gene encoding uncharacterized protein LOC130621382: MRGENSFEIKQVIKGYHLLSQPPMNKNSPASKNDFTLVFFPSMCSITTKTENQFDDLSTYEDDKESVTDTSRENSMLMQSQTSQDSLETLDDKNIPSDLLEDENASPEGNVKEDMNGYKEKLGEETMGQKEKEKSLASINSRANNKNIYSEVDQSRKNRRKPFNRKFGHKTRKLRQGSINPVGVTAPNIYCSIYLKQTHQLLVEGQEKIKNLSTFIYRKPLPQKYDKFLFSLHANISAIFYFVHLGVANPSIIKASAFASSSHQYSIRGPVFQASNARLNHREKLNVTAGAWCANIYVSGIHWISVDLGQIYTVNKIAVQSRDSAIAFIRNFKLKYSINQYDFQYYKLHGNVKIFSGNRRVNQVVYRKFEHAIQARVIRLEVVKYYGRPCLRFELYGCINTSLTTTPTESGPTTVTGGVKRSTQTTKATTLCPRNSTCLCINTCNSLAKDPRGCHRLQCIDACSCPKYFKYSKRTGYCHSDPKCPCVRNGKVFVVGCF; the protein is encoded by the exons ATGAGAGGAGAAAACAGT TTTGAAATTAAGCAAGTTATCAAAGGCTATCATTTGTTAAGTCAACCACCCATGAACAAAAATTCTCCAGcatcaaaaaatgattttactctaGTCTTCTTTCCATCAATGTGCAGCA TCACGACCAAAACAGAAAATCAATTCGACGATCTATCTACTTATGAAGATGATAAAGAGAGTGTAACTGATACATCAAGAGAAAATTCCATGCTGATGCAGTCACAAACGTCGCAAGATTCTTTAGAAACACTAGATGACAAAAATATTCCAAGTGACTTATTAGAAGATGAAAATGCTTCTCCAGAAGGAAACGTCAAAGAAGACATGAATGGCTACAAAGAAAAATTAGGGGAAGAGACAATGGgacaaaaggaaaaagaaaaatcacTAGCTTCCATCAATTCTCGagctaataataaaaatatctacAGTGAAGTTGATCAATCTAGAAAAAATAGGCGTAAACCTTTTAACAGAAAATTTGGTCACAAAACAAGAAAACTGCGACAAGGATCTATAAACCCAGTTGGTGTTACAGCTCCC aaTATATATTGCAGTATATATTTAAAGCAAACACATCAGCTTCTGGTTGAAGGGCAggagaaaataaagaatttatcgACCTTTATTTATAGAAAGCCTTTACCACAAAAATAtgacaaatttttgttttcattgcaTGCAAACATTTCAGCCATTTTCTATTTTGTCCATTTAGGTGTGGCCAATCCTAGCATCATCAAAGCTTCAGCGTTTGCATCTAGTTCACATCAGTACTCCATACGGGGACCTGTGTTCCAGGCATCTAATGCGAGACTGAATCACAGAGAAAAACTGAACGTGACTGCAGGAGCGTGGTGCGCGAATATATATGTTTCCGGAATACATTGGATAAGTGTCGACCTCGGACAAATCTACActgtaaataaaattgctgtTCAAA GTCGAGACAGTGCAATTGCGTTCATCCGAAATTTTAAACTCAAGTATAGCATCAACCAGTACGATTTTCAATATTATAAATTGCACGGAAATGTTaag ATTTTCTCTGGTAACAGAAGAGTCAACCAGGTTGTTTACCGAAAATTCGAACACGCCATCCAAGCACGTGTCATACGACTAGAAGTTGTCAAATATTACGGCAGACCTTGTTTACGATTCGAGTTATACGGTTGTATTAACACTAGTTTGACCACCACCCCTACGGAGAGCGGCCCTACAACAGTGACAGGTGGTGTTAAACGTTCTACACAAACGACTAAAG CTACTACTTTGTGTCCACGCAACTCCACTTGTTTGTGCATCAATACATGCAATAGTCTCGCAAAAGACCCGCGTGGTTGTCATAGATTACAATGCATTGACGCTTGCTCCTGtccgaaatattttaaatacagtAAAAGAACTGGTTATTGCCACTCAGACCCGAAGTGTCCGTGTGTGCGAAATGGAAAGGTTTTTGTGGTGGGTTGTTTCTAG
- the LOC130621383 gene encoding uncharacterized protein LOC130621383, with amino-acid sequence MRGENSFEIKQVIKGYHLLSQPPMNKNSPASKNDFTLVFFPSMCSITTKTENQFDDLSTYEDDKESVTDTSRENSMLMQSQTSQDSLETLDDKNIPSDLLEDENASPEGNVKEDMNGYKEKLGEETMGQKEKEKSLASINSRANNKNIYSEVDQSRKNRRKPFNRKFGHKTRKLRQGSINPVGVTAPNIYCSIYLKQTHQLLVEGQEKIKNLSTFIYRKPLPQKYDKFLFSLHANISAIFYFVHLGVANPSIIKASAFASSSHQYSIRGPVFQASNARLNHREKLNVTAGAWCANIYVSGIHWISVDLGQIYTVNKIAVQSRDSAIAFIRNFKLKYSINQYDFQYYKLHGNVKIFSGNRRVNQVVYRKFEHAIQARVIRLEVVKYYGRPCLRFELYGCINTSLTTTPTESGPTTVTGGVKRSTQTTKGILVCYVRLFVCLSARNVY; translated from the exons ATGAGAGGAGAAAACAGT TTTGAAATTAAGCAAGTTATCAAAGGCTATCATTTGTTAAGTCAACCACCCATGAACAAAAATTCTCCAGcatcaaaaaatgattttactctaGTCTTCTTTCCATCAATGTGCAGCA TCACGACCAAAACAGAAAATCAATTCGACGATCTATCTACTTATGAAGATGATAAAGAGAGTGTAACTGATACATCAAGAGAAAATTCCATGCTGATGCAGTCACAAACGTCGCAAGATTCTTTAGAAACACTAGATGACAAAAATATTCCAAGTGACTTATTAGAAGATGAAAATGCTTCTCCAGAAGGAAACGTCAAAGAAGACATGAATGGCTACAAAGAAAAATTAGGGGAAGAGACAATGGgacaaaaggaaaaagaaaaatcacTAGCTTCCATCAATTCTCGagctaataataaaaatatctacAGTGAAGTTGATCAATCTAGAAAAAATAGGCGTAAACCTTTTAACAGAAAATTTGGTCACAAAACAAGAAAACTGCGACAAGGATCTATAAACCCAGTTGGTGTTACAGCTCCC aaTATATATTGCAGTATATATTTAAAGCAAACACATCAGCTTCTGGTTGAAGGGCAggagaaaataaagaatttatcgACCTTTATTTATAGAAAGCCTTTACCACAAAAATAtgacaaatttttgttttcattgcaTGCAAACATTTCAGCCATTTTCTATTTTGTCCATTTAGGTGTGGCCAATCCTAGCATCATCAAAGCTTCAGCGTTTGCATCTAGTTCACATCAGTACTCCATACGGGGACCTGTGTTCCAGGCATCTAATGCGAGACTGAATCACAGAGAAAAACTGAACGTGACTGCAGGAGCGTGGTGCGCGAATATATATGTTTCCGGAATACATTGGATAAGTGTCGACCTCGGACAAATCTACActgtaaataaaattgctgtTCAAA GTCGAGACAGTGCAATTGCGTTCATCCGAAATTTTAAACTCAAGTATAGCATCAACCAGTACGATTTTCAATATTATAAATTGCACGGAAATGTTaag ATTTTCTCTGGTAACAGAAGAGTCAACCAGGTTGTTTACCGAAAATTCGAACACGCCATCCAAGCACGTGTAATACGACTTGAAGTTGTCAAATATTACGGCAGACCTTGTTTACGATTCGAGTTATACGGTTGTATTAACACTAGTTTGACCACCACCCCTACGGAGAGCGGCCCTACAACAGTGACAGGTGGTGTTAAACGTTCTACACAAACGACTAAAGGTATTCTTGTTTGTTATGttcgtctgtttgtttgtttgtcggcTAGAAACGTCTACTGA
- the LOC130622390 gene encoding coagulation factor V-like, whose translation MTLKTKPGDCCPTCVAGTFQPTTLATTSKPTCLLSEFLCGNGQCIPKHWVCDDERDCFHADDERNCTTKKPYCFAPIGVANPSIIKASAFASSSHQYSIRGPVFQASNARLNHREKLNVTAGAWCANIYVSGIHWISVDLGQIYTVNKIAVQSRDSAIAFIRNFKLKYSINQYDFQYYKLHGNVKIFSGNRRVNQVVYRKFEHAIQARVIRLEVVKYYGRPCLRFELYGCINTSLTTTPTESGPTTVTGGVKRSTQTTKATTLCPRNSTCLCINTCNSLAKDPRGCHRLQCIDACSCPKYFKYSKRTGYCHSDPKCPCVRNGKVFVVGCF comes from the exons ATGACCCTAAAAACGAAACCTGGTGACTGCTGCCCCACTTGTGTCGCTGGCACCTTCCAGCCAACCACActcgctacaacgtccaaaccCACATGTCTACTCAGTGAGTTTTTATGTGGTAATGGGCAATGTATACCAAAACACTGGGTTTGTGATGATGAGAGAGATTGTTTTCACGCTGATGACGAGCGCAACTGCACAACGAAAAAGCCATATTGCTTCGCTCCAATAG GTGTGGCCAATCCTAGCATCATCAAAGCTTCAGCGTTTGCATCTAGTTCACATCAGTACTCCATACGGGGACCTGTGTTCCAGGCATCTAATGCGAGACTGAATCACAGAGAAAAACTGAACGTGACTGCAGGAGCGTGGTGCGCGAATATATATGTTTCCGGAATACATTGGATAAGTGTCGACCTCGGACAAATCTACActgtaaataaaattgctgtTCAAA GTCGAGACAGTGCAATTGCGTTCATCCGAAATTTTAAACTCAAGTATAGCATCAACCAGTACGATTTTCAATATTATAAATTGCACGGAAATGTTaag ATTTTCTCTGGTAACAGAAGAGTCAACCAGGTTGTTTACCGAAAATTCGAACATGCCATCCAAGCACGTGTCATACGACTTGAAGTTGTCAAATATTACGGCAGACCTTGTTTACGATTCGAGTTATACGGTTGTATTAACACTAGTTTGACCACCACCCCTACGGAGAGCGGCCCTACAACAGTGACAGGTGGTGTTAAACGTTCTACACAAACGACTAAAG CTACTACTTTGTGTCCACGCAACTCCACTTGTTTGTGCATCAATACATGCAATAGTCTCGCAAAAGACCCGCGTGGTTGTCATAGATTACAATGCATTGACGCTTGCTCCTGtccgaaatattttaaatacagtAAAAGAACTGGTTATTGCCACTCAGACCCGAAGTGTCCGTGTGTGCGAAATGGAAAGGTTTTTGTGGTGGGTTGTTTCTAG
- the LOC130622522 gene encoding uncharacterized protein LOC130622522, producing the protein MFYVAVLVTTKTENQFDDLSTYEDDKESVTDTSRESSMLMQSQTSQDSLETLDDKNIPSDLLEDENASPEGNVKEDMNGYKEKLGEETMGQKEKEKSLASINSRANNKNIYSEVDQSRKNRRKPFNRKFGHKTRKLRQGSINPVGVTAPVKKRNCTTKKPYCFAPIGSLTIFLT; encoded by the coding sequence ATGTTCTACGTTGCCGTTTTAGTCACGACCAAAACAGAAAATCAATTCGACGATCTATCTACTTATGAAGATGATAAAGAGAGTGTAACTGATACATCAAGAGAAAGTTCCATGCTGATGCAGTCACAAACGTCGCAAGATTCTTTAGAAACACTAGATGACAAAAATATTCCAAGTGACTTATTAGAAGATGAAAATGCTTCTCCAGAAGGAAACGTCAAAGAAGACATGAATGGCTACAAAGAAAAATTAGGGGAAGAGACAATGGgacaaaaggaaaaagaaaaatcacTAGCTTCCATCAATTCTCGagctaataataaaaatatctacAGTGAAGTTGATCAATCTAGAAAAAATAGGCGTAAACCTTTTAACAGAAAATTTGGTCACAAAACAAGAAAACTGCGACAAGGATCTATAAACCCAGTTGGTGTTACAGCTCCCGTAAAAAAACGCAACTGCACAACGAAAAAGCCATATTGCTTCGCTCCAATAGGTAgccttacaatttttttaacatga
- the LOC130621387 gene encoding neurexin-4-like gives MGNIYCSIYLKQTHQLLVEGQEKIKNLSTFIYRKPLPQKYDKFLFSLHANISAIFYFVHLGVANPSIIKASAFASSSHQYSIRGPVFQASNARLNHREKLNVTAGAWCANIYVSGIHWISVDLGQIYTVNKIAVQSRDSAIAFIRNFKLKYSINQYDFQYYKLHGNVKIFSGNRRVNQVVYRKFEHAIQARVIRLEVVKYYGRPCLRFEFYGCINTSLTTTPTESGPTTVTGGVKRSTQTTKGILVCYVRLFVCLLVCFCLSHLNILSVIFSYYFVSTQLHLFVHQYMQ, from the exons ATGGGT aaTATATATTGCAGTATATATTTAAAGCAAACACATCAGCTTCTGGTTGAAGGGCAggagaaaataaagaatttatcgACCTTTATTTATAGAAAGCCTTTACCACAAAAATAtgacaaatttttgttttcattgcaTGCAAACATTTCAGCCATTTTCTATTTTGTCCATTTAGGTGTGGCCAATCCTAGCATCATCAAAGCTTCAGCGTTTGCATCTAGTTCACATCAGTACTCCATACGGGGACCTGTGTTCCAGGCATCTAATGCAAGACTGAATCACAGAGAAAAACTGAACGTGACTGCAGGAGCGTGGTGCGCGAATATATATGTTTCCGGAATACATTGGATAAGTGTCGACCTCGGACAAATCTACActgtaaataaaattgctgtTCAAA GTCGAGACAGTGCAATTGCGTTCATCCGAAATTTTAAACTCAAGTATAGCATCAACCAGTACGATTTTCAATATTATAAATTGCACGGAAATGTTaag ATTTTCTCTGGTAACAGAAGAGTCAACCAGGTTGTTTACCGAAAATTCGAACACGCCATCCAAGCACGTGTCATACGACTTGAAGTTGTCAAATATTACGGCAGACCTTGTTTACGATTCGAGTTTTACGGTTGTATTAACACTAGTTTGACCACCACCCCTACGGAGAGCGGCCCTACAACAGTGACAGGTGGTGTTAAACGTTCTACACAAACGACTAAAGGTATTCTTGTTTGTTATGttcgtctgtttgtttgtttgttggtttGCTTTTGTTTATCTCACCTTAATATTCTATCGGTGATTTTTAGCTACTACTTTGTGTCCACGCAACTCCACTTGTTTGTGCATCAATACATGCAATAA
- the LOC130621381 gene encoding proline-rich protein 36-like, translating to MFYIAVLVTTKTENQFDDLSTYEDDKESVTDTSRENSMLMQSQTSQDSLETLDDKNIPSDLLEDENASPEGNVKEDMNGYKEKLGEETMGQKEKEKSLASINSRANNKNIYSEVDQSRKNRRKPFNRKFGHKTRKLRQGSINPVGVTAPVKNTPVVNPNVHVSAGNILEATANPIIATQNPPISSQSVQLNKQASLPSTIISDNNQVIPPSDLIPPPIQTTEQGNGAVISPSLNTQNTVSQIQNPPACPPLSLGNDATQLNQVQYGIINLPIQLQQQTVVPVLSNPGQPCKKTLSIPQPQDQVQTSTVSNPVQAAMQVPMQAPSSQSPTVQQAQYNSVQQNPASVNPVLHVPVRVPLAQAAFPPQMSSVQLQVPPMSSVAQTQLQAPTAQSISLVQSAPLAMRPIRVASVLTPPLVQAAPLAMSPVQLPSVQSQTLVQAAPLATSPVHIPLVQPPPLVRTPCAETVPTELTSPTQNPCMPPQAPSQQLCAPSCAPPMSPSCQEAPKMESCMPASSPQMSEAPKMVPCEPAAPPLVFKAPVKPEVEEAKVPMELKTIKVLCPKKKEKPCSKLLVQLAPKCRPECLVNCKDCEKRCCVPKLKALMRRSKNKRHYVRQKN from the coding sequence ATGTTCTACATTGCCGTTTTAGTCACGACCAAAACAGAAAATCAATTCGACGATCTATCTACTTATGAAGATGATAAAGAGAGTGTAACTGATACATCAAGAGAAAATTCCATGCTGATGCAGTCACAAACGTCGCAAGATTCTTTAGAAACACTAGATGACAAAAATATTCCAAGTGACTTATTAGAAGATGAAAATGCTTCTCCAGAAGGAAACGTCAAAGAAGACATGAATGGCTACAAAGAAAAATTAGGGGAAGAGACAATGGgacaaaaggaaaaagaaaaatcattAGCTTCCATCAATTCTCGagctaataataaaaatatctacAGTGAAGTTGATCAATCTAGAAAAAATAGGCGTAAACCTTTTAACAGAAAATTTGGTCACAAAACAAGAAAACTGCGACAAGGATCTATAAACCCAGTTGGTGTTACAGCTCCCGTAAAAAATACACCAGTAGTTAATCCGAACGTCCATGTTAGCGCTGGTAATATCTTAGAGGCGACAGCAAATCCAATTATTGCCACACAAAATCCTCCAATCTCTTCACAATCTGTGCAACTCAATAAACAAGCATCACTTCCTAGTACAATCATAAGTGATAACAATCAAGTTATTCCTCCTTCTGATTTGATACCACCACCAATACAAACTACAGAACAAGGAAATGGAGCGGTTATATCGCCTTCTTTAAACACTCAAAATACTGTGTCACAAATTCAAAATCCGCCTGCATGCCCCCCATTATCCCTTGGAAACGATGCCACTCAATTAAATCAGGTACAATATGGCATCATTAACCTTCCAATCCAATTGCAACAGCAAACAGTAGTACCTGTTTTGTCAAATCCAGGTCAACCATGTAAAAAGACACTTTCTATACCTCAACCACAGGATCAGGTGCAAACTTCAACGGTTAGTAATCCAGTGCAAGCCGCGATGCAAGTTCCGATGCAGGCTCCTTCTTCACAGTCACCAACGGTTCAACAAGCTCAATATAATTCAGTTCAACAAAACCCAGCATCAGTAAATCCGGTATTGCATGTACCGGTAAGAGTTCCACTTGCCCAGGCAGCTTTTCCTCCACAAATGTCTTCTGTCCAACTTCAAGTACCTCCAATGAGTTCTGTTGCGCAGACTCAACTTCAAGCGCCTACTGCTCAGTCAATCTCTTTAGTACAATCTGCTCCATTGGCTATGCGTCCTATCCGAGTGGCTTCTGTCCTGACACCTCCATTAGTACAAGCTGCTCCATTAGCCATGTCACCTGTCCAATTACCTTCTGTTCAGTCACAGACGTTAGTACAAGCTGCTCCATTAGCCACGTCACCTGTCCATATACCTCTTGTTCAGCCACCGCCGTTAGTGCGAACACCATGTGCGGAAACAGTACCAACTGAACTAACATCCCCCACGCAGAATCCTTGTATGCCACCCCAAGCACCATCACAGCAATTGTGTGCGCCTTCATGTGCCCCACCAATGAGTCCGTCGTGTCAAGAAGCTCCGAAAATGGAATCCTGTATGCCAGCTTCGTCTCCACAAATGTCTGAAGCGCCAAAAATGGTACCCTGTGAGCCAGCTGCGCCTCCTCTAGTGTTTAAAGCGCCAGTCAAACCAGAAGTGGAAGAGGCAAAAGTTCCCATGGAATTGAAAACAATTAAAGTTCTATGTcctaagaaaaaagaaaagcccTGCTCAAAATTACTTGTTCAACTAGCACCGAAATGCAGACCTGAATGTCTTGTAAATTGCAAGGATTGCGAAAAAAGATGCTGCGTTCCGAAGTTAAAAGCGTTGATGCGTCGATCAAAGAATAAAAGGCATTACGTTCGCcaaaagaattaa